One stretch of Ficedula albicollis isolate OC2 chromosome 7, FicAlb1.5, whole genome shotgun sequence DNA includes these proteins:
- the IHH gene encoding indian hedgehog protein, whose product MPASTFRRSAYHPNEGIWLVYPLWQQGSLPIRGKSKQESPYPGPGPWRAGGAAGAGAPGVPPRAHSAAREPPQDAPRARCALLLAPAVRGCGPGRVVGSRRRPPRKLIPLAYKQFSPNVPEKTLGASGRYEGKIARNSERFKELTPNYNPDIIFKDEENTGADRLMTQRCKDRLNSLAISVMNQWPGVKLRVTEGWDEDGHHSEESLHYEGRAVDITTSDRDRNKYGMLARLAVEAGFDWVYYESKAHIHCSVKSEHSAAAKTGGCFPGRALATLEDGAQTPLWALRPGQRVLAMDGAGRPTYSDFLAFLDKEPRALTTFHVIETREPPRRLVLTPTHLLFVAENASVPAARFRPIFASLVQPGHFVLVVAGGRSLQPAEVVRVWERRDVGAYAPLTRHGTLVVDGVVASCFALVQEQQLAQLAFWPLRLYHSLVGWPGVQGDGVHWYSGLLYRLGRLLLPPDSFHPLGLSQVES is encoded by the exons CAGCAAGGGTCCCTCCCCATCAGGGGGAAGTCCAAGCAGGAGTCCCCCTACCCAG GCCCGGGCCCCTGGCGAGCAGGCGGCGCGGCGGGGGCCGGAGCCCCGGGGGTGCCACCCCGCGCCCACTCGGCCGCGAGGGAGCCCCCGCAGGACGCCCCgcgag cccggtgcgCGCTGCTGCTGGCGCCGGCCGTGCGCGGCTGCGGGCCGGGCAGGGTGGTGGGCAGCCGCCGCCGCCCGCCCCGCAAGCTCATCCCGCTCGCCTACAAGCAGTTCAGCCCCAACGTCCCCGAGAAGACGCTGGGGGCTAGCGGCCGCTACGAGGGCAAGATCGCGCGTAACTCGGAGCGCTTCAAGGAGCTGACGCCCAACTACAACCCCGACATCATCTTCAAGGACGAGGAGAACACTGGCGCCGACCGGCTCATGACCCAG CGCTGCAAGGACCGCTTGAACTCCCTGGCCATCTCTGTCATGAATCAGTGGCCAGGGGTGAAGCTGAGGGTGAcagagggctgggatgaggatgGGCACCACTCAGAAGAGTCCCTGCATTATGAGGGCCGAGCTGTGGACATCACAACCTCGGACAGGGACCGCAACAAGTATGGCATGCTGGCTCGCCTGGCTGTGGAGGCTGGCTTCGACTGGGTCTACTACGAGTCCAAGGCGCACATCCACTGCTCTGTCAAGTCAG AGCACTCAGCCGCTGCGAAGACGGGCGGCTGCTTCCCCGGGCGGGCGCTGGCAACGCTGGAGGACGGCGCCCAGACGCCGCTGTGGGCACTGCGCCCGGGCCAGCGCGTGCTGGCGATGGACGGGGCGGGCAGGCCCACCTACAGTGACTTCTTGGCTTTCCTGGACAAGGAGCCCCGTGCCCTCACCACCTTCCACGTCATCGAGACGCGGGAGCCGCCCCGGCGCCTGGTCCTGACGCCCACCCACCTGCTCTTTGTGGCAGAGAACGCCTCGGTGCCCGCCGCCCGCTTCCGTCCCATCTTCGCCAGCCTCGTGCAGCCGGGACATTTCGTGCTGGTGGTGGCTGGGGGGCGCAGCTTGCAGCCTGCGGAGGTGGTGCGGGTGTGGGAGCGGCGAGATGTGGGAGCCTACGCCCCGCTGACGCGCCACGGGACGCTGGTGGTGGACGGCGTGGTGGCCTCGTGCTTTGCgctggtgcaggagcagcagctggcacagctggcctTCTGGCCACTCCGGCTCTACCACAGCCTGGTGGGGTGGCCAGGGGTGCAGGGGGATGGTGTGCACTGGTACTCAGGGCTGCTCTACCGCCTgggcaggctgctcctgccccctgACAGCTTCCACCCACTGGGGTTGTCCCAGGTGGAGAGCTGA